Proteins co-encoded in one Sebastes umbrosus isolate fSebUmb1 chromosome 20, fSebUmb1.pri, whole genome shotgun sequence genomic window:
- the si:dkey-197c15.6 gene encoding putative nuclease HARBI1: MILPTVYHHHSSSNLCTRVKHVCICCRGKQMAFALPVWLAVQDELLGHVAPDCSPPSCFDDFDDDALFQMFHLTRPCIAFITDAVRIRMKNNNALKKSAMPVDATVMVSLNYFAHGVSSADVVQRVAPNQADSPAVISALSGVIAGLADQFISFPLIKDAKTNVALKIKKLCGIPNVLGVLAPAHFKIRASPYEKETFRSFVNTLGYTSVVSQIICDSDGNILSVEKCCVGSTFEQEMWESSFKGREMEEELHGPYWVIGGKGYQLSKHVLTPVPQPANDSETRFNDAHTKIHNVMRTTLGSMKRRFRCLMQLGFAQEGSLDKKANIIKACSVLHNIAKKFSVPPPPVAGKIEPLHPGKQHSVPVDTNTEALQARQELIYRNFPVASTSQDP, translated from the exons GTGTGGCTGGCGGTGCAGGACGAACTCCTCGGACATGTCGCACCGGACTGTTCGCCTCCGAGCTGCTTCGACGACTTCGACGACGACGCTTTGTTCCAGATGTTCCACCTCACCAGACCGTGCATTGCGTTCATCACGGACGCGGTGCGCATCCGCATGAAGAATAACAACGCTTTAAAGAAATCCGCCATGCCAGTGGACGCCACCGTCATGGTTTCGCTCAACTACTTCGCGCACGGAGTTTCGTCCGCCGACGTCGTGCAGAGAGTCGCGCCGAACCAGGCGGACAGCCCCGCGGTGATCAGCGCGCTGTCCGGAGTCATCGCGGGTTTGGCGGATCAGTTTATCTCATTCCCGCTAATAAAGGACGCCAAAACTAACGTGGCTTTAAAGATTAAGAAGCTGTGCGGGATCCCCAACGTGCTGGGCGTCCTGGCTCCGGCTCACTTCAAGATCAGAGCGTCTCCGTACGAGAAGGAGACCTTCAGGTCGTTTGTGAACACCTTGGGCTACACGTCGGTGGTGAGCCAGATCATATGCGACTCAGACGGCAACATACTGAGTGTGGAGAAGTGCTGTGTGGGCAGCACGTTTGAGCAGGAGATGTGGGAGTCGTCCTTCAAaggaagagagatggaggaggagctgcacgGACCATACTGGGTTATTG GTGGGAAAGGCTATCAATTAAGCAAACATGTCCTGACTCCTGTGCCCCAACCTGCAAATGACAGTGAGACCCGCTTCAATGACGCCCACACGAAGATCCACAACGTCATGCGGACGACGCTGGGCTCCATGAAGAGACGTTTCAGGTGTCTGATGCAACTTGGCTTTGCACAAGAGGGCTCTTTGGACAAAAAGGCCAACATTATCAAGGCGTGCAGTGTCCTGCACAACATCGCTAAGAAGTTCTCCGTGCCTCCCCCGCCTGTAGCTGGTAAGATTGAGCCCCTGCATCCAGGCAAGCAGCATTCAGTGCCAGTCGACACCAACACCGAGGCTCTACAAGCCAGACAGGAGCTCATCTATCGTAACTTCCCTGTTGCCTCCACTAGCCAGGACCCATAA